A stretch of Lathyrus oleraceus cultivar Zhongwan6 chromosome 6, CAAS_Psat_ZW6_1.0, whole genome shotgun sequence DNA encodes these proteins:
- the LOC127097024 gene encoding MFP1 attachment factor 1: MSSPGTPPSTEAPPPLPNFSASFTIWPPTQRTREAVINRLIETFSTPSVLSKRYGTLSLDESSVAASQIEAEAFSVADASSSPDDHSIQILEVYSKEISRRMIETVKTRSHVADDSYATSVTASPAGHSVALSDS, from the coding sequence ATGTCCTCACCCGGTACACCGCCCTCAACGGAGGCTCCGCCACCGCTACCGAACTTTTCCGCCTCCTTCACTATATGGCCTCCCACACAACGCACTCGCGAGGCCGTCATAAACCGCTTGATCGAAACCTTCTCCACTCCCTCAGTCCTCTCTAAACGCTACGGCACATTGTCGCTTGACGAATCCTCCGTCGCCGCAAGCCAGATCGAGGCCGAGGCCTTCTCCGTCGCGGATGCTTCCTCTTCCCCCGACGACCACAGTATTCAGATCCTCGAGGTATACTCGAAAGAGATCAGTAGACGCATGATCGAAACCGTTAAAACTAGATCTCATGTCGCCGATGACAGTTATGCTACCTCCGTCACTGCTTCCCCCGCCGGACACTCGGTCGCTCTTTCGGACTCTTAA